The Synechococcus sp. RS9909 genomic interval GCCTGGCATGACCGCACCGTGGTGATCACCTGGGAACACAGCACCATTGCTCGCGAGAAGCTCGAACGCGAACACCCGGGCGAAGCCGTGACCTTCCGCCAGCTGCTGCACCTCGACACCCTCGCGAACGTGCCCAGGAGCTGGGCCGGCAACAACTACGACTACCTCTGGATCGTGGACTATGCCCCGGAGATCTCCGATCAACCCACAGGGTTCAGGCTGCAACGGCAACGGTTTCCAGCTCCGTTCCAGGCCCTGCCCCACAACCTCTGGGGCACCCCACTGCCCGCCGATTACCCAGCGAGCTGTGAACGCAAGGTGAGCAACTGAGATGGGCCAATTCCACACTCCGCCTTCAAGGGCATGGCAGCGATTCGGCATGGTGCTGTGCATGGCCATCGCCGCAGGCAGCATGGCCACGGCTGACGCCGTACCCCGCCGCATCATCCTGGGGCGCCATGGCGAAAAAGCGAATGCCTATGCCCTCTGCAAACAAGGGCAGCAACGCTCCCTGGCCCTGCGCGATCAGTTTCTGGGACGTTCGGCCCGCAGCCAGGCTCTGCTGGAAGGGCAGCAACCGGTCGCCTTCCTGGCGATCACCCCGCACACCCTGGAAACCCTCGCTCCCTCCGCCCGCAGCTGGTCGCTGCCGGTGGTGATGTTCTCCCAGGTGCCCCAACAAGGGGAGTCGACCGCCACGAAGCGACAGCTGCAGCAGCAACGCACCCGCGAAGCGGCCGCCCAAGTGCTCAGCAACCCAACCTGGGCAGGCGGCACCGTGGTGATGGCCTGGGAGCATCGCACCATTGCCAACCAACAACTCGCCGAACGCTTCCCTGATCAGCCAGTGACCCTGCGACAGCTCCTGAACCTGGATCAGCTGCCGGGTGTTCCCGACACCTGGCCCGATGACACCTACGGCTGGATCTGGATCATCGACTACGCCAACGCTCCCTCTCCTATCCCCACGGGCTTCCGGATGGTGCGGGAAGCCTTCGCCACTCCCTACAGCCACCTGAAGGCTCCGGCCTGGGGAACGCCGGTGCCACAGGCTGCCGGCTGCCTGCCCTGAAACTCCGTCAGGTCAACGCACGGCACAAGCCCTCGGTGCCGTGTTCATTCCAGCCGGTGCCGCGCAGGGGAGCAGCGCAAGCGACAGCGACGGCACTACAGAGCAGCAGCAACGGCAAGATCTGCGGATCGCCCTGAAGCGTGAACACAAACAGGGCACAGAACACCGGCGTGCCGCAGGCAGCGGCAAAGAGGGCCGTCGCCCCGACCGCCGCCAGCTGCCCCCGCTCCGCCGTCACCATCCCCCCATGCCAGGCGGCAGTCCAGGCGATCAGCCGCTCCGAGAGGAGCGAGCCGAGGGTCATGGTGTCGTGCATCAGCCCGCCGGGGGCTCCGGCCGCGATGCTCAACCAGGAGGAGAGCGTGCGCCAGAGAACAGTGGTTGGAACTCCGCCCGATCCGCCCGCCAGCGCCGCATCCAGCGACAGCCCACCGTCGTTGAGGCTGAGACCACCACTGCCGAGGGCGATCAGAAGCAGCGCCAGAGCGATCAGCGCTGCACCCCACCAGCGCTGCCGGCGCAGGCCAGCCGCCAACCAGCCGGAGAGCGGAATCAACACCTTCACAAACAGGGCACCGGCCATCGCAGCGATCAGCGTGATCACCAGCGCCAGGCCCCACCACTGAATCGGCACCGCGGCGAACGCCGCCTGACCCCCAGGCGCTGCCTGCGGCAGCACAGCCTGCAGGAGCAGGGTGCCGCTGCCACCGAGGAGCAGCGTGGGCAACACGAGATCGAGCCCCTTCTGCCGGCTCAGTTCCTCCAGGGCATAGGCCGTGCCCAGCAGAGGCGAGCGGAACGCCGCACCGAGTCCGGCACCGCCGCCGATGGCGGCGACAAGGGGAAGCGACAGACCCGCCAGGGGCTGGGCAGCGGGCCAGCGGCGTCGGATCGCCAGAAGCAGCGCCGCGCCGAGGGAAGCCGATGGCGACTCGATCCCCACCGTGAGGCCGCCCAGGTGGGTGAAGAGCATCAAGGGAAGACGCCGCAGCTGGGTGCGCAGGTCGAGGCGATCAAGCAGGGCAGCCTGCTGAGCCGATGGCGCCTGTTGCAGCGCCAGCAAGGGGGGCAAGCCGCCGCCACGGGCTCTGCGCAAGGGTCCCCAGGCCAGCCACACCGTGAGGAAGGAACCGGCGAACACCAGCAAGGCGCCAACACCCCGATTCACAACCGCTCCCCCCACCAGCCCAGGCAACGCCCAGAAGCGCTGCTGCAAGGCGAAACCGAGGGAAGACAGCGCCTGGTAGGGCTGCTCCACCAGGGCCAGGAGAAGACCGAGCAGGAGGAACCAAACCAATCGCAAGGCGGTCATGCCGGTTCGATCTCAGGGGCGCACGCCCCGGGCGAGGAACACACCCACAAAGGCCCAGGCCCTGGGATCGTCCACCAGGGCATCGGCGGCCTCCAATGTGGCGCGGGCCGCTTCGAGTTCCTCTCCCTCAAGCAACAGGCGCTTGAAGCCGAGGGTGATGTCGAGGAATGCCCGCATCCCGAGCTGTCGCGACGTCACCGTCTCCACATGCACGTCGACCGGGTCGTAGCCGCTCTCCTCCAGCAGGCGACCGAGCTGGCGACCGATCAGACGATTGCCACCGCGCCGCTCCTGGGCGCGAGCCGCAGCCGCCGTGAAGCTGGCGAAGCCCTCCGGTTCGGGAACCAACGTCAACCAGCTGTCGTCGATATCAAAAATGCACAGCACACCGCCGGGCTTCAGCAGGGCGCGGATCGCCTCCAGCGCCTGCAACGGCTTCTCGAGGTGCTGGAACAGCAGCCGGGCGTAAATGAAATCAAACTGCCCCTGCTCCAGGGGAGGGGCATACACATCTCCCTGCACAAACCGAATCGACGCCAACCCCGCGGTCGCCGCTTCTTCGCGGGCGGCGGCGAGCAACGCACCGTTGAGATCCATGGCCGTGACCTGCGACTTGGGATGGGCCTGGGCGATCAATCGACTGATCACCCCGGGGCCGCAGGCCAGATCCAGCACCGCCTGGCCATCCGCCAATCCCATCCTCTCGAGCAGCTGCAGTTCAAGCTGGGCCGAACGCTGAGCCTGAAGCTGAAGCCGCTCCAGTTCACCACTCTCATCACCGAGGGCGGTAAAGTCATAGGAGCCGGCGGCGTTGGGGTTGGTCGTCATCGGGGGCATCCCAGCTGAGCTGAAGTAGGCGTTCCGTTGTGCTGGAGAGGCGTTCCGACAGCACCAGCGCCAGGTTACGCAGCACGAGCGCCATGGCATCCGGTTGGGTGCGCAGCGCCTTGTTCAGAAAGGCCTGGGTGAGCACCAACACCCGCGTGTCCGTGGCCGCCACCACATCGGCACTGCGTTGCCTGCGGCCGAGGAAGCCCATCTCACCGAACACATCGCCGGGCTTGAGCACAGCAAGCCCCAGGCGTTGCCCCTGATGCTGCCGACTCACCTCGGCAAAGCCCTCCATCACCACGAACAGATCCTGCCGAGGCTCCCCTTCCGAAACGATGCGATCTCCGGCGGCGCACTGCAGCACGGTGCCGGTTTTCAGCAGACGACGGGACTGCTCATCGCTCAACCCCTGCAGAAGCGGCAGACCCTGCCCGGGCTGACGCAGGGCCTCGCCAGCGAGCTCCCAGAACTGATCGGGATTCACCAGGCGATGGTTCAGCCCCCAATACCTCTGAGACTGCTGATCCAGCCAACGCCCATCGGCCTCTGCATCGACGCATTGGGCCAGCGCCGGATGACGCATCAGGGGAGAACGACTCCGGCGCAGATGGTCGCGATCGCGGAGGGCCAGCAACATCGGCACCTGATAGCCCACACCAGGCCAGGCGATGCCGGCACAGAAGCGGCGATACCCCAGCTGCTCATACAGCTCGATCAAGCCGGGATGGGCATGGCAGAGGTCCAATCGGATGCCCTGCGCAAGGGCATCGGCAAAGCAACGGTTGAACAACAACCCGAGGGAGCCGCCGCCGCGCCAGTCGGCGCGAAGCATGAGCCTGGAGGTGTAAGACAGCGCTTCCAGGGGCGCCTGCTCCAGCAGAGGATCCAGGGCAATCGGGCGCAGGGCCTCCCGGGCTGACGCCAGGGCGGCGAGGCGATTGAAACGCAGCGTGCCGACCAGGGCACCGTCGCCATCGTGGAGCACATACAGGCTGGCACTGGCATCAAAGCGGTCGGTGAGCTCACGGCGCTCATGGTTGGCATCCGGTGGAGACTTGCCCATCTCCTCCACATACACCGCATAGCGAAAGCGATACACCTCCTGCCGCTCGGCCTCCGAGACGGCCAGCGACACAGTGGTGAGCGGATCGGTCAACGCACCATCTCCCGGCGGTCAGCTCTGCCCGGTGCGGGCGATGTCGAGCACATCGGCCATGGAGCGGATCTGCGCCATGGTGCGCTGCAACTGCTCCACACTGCTGATCTCCACCCGCAGATCAATCCGAGCCGGTTTGTCGTAAGCGGTTTTCACCCGGGCATCACTCACGTTGATCGAACCATCGGACAGACGCATGAGGATGTCTTTAAGAATGCCGACGCGGTCGATCACCTCGATGCGCAACTGGGCCGGGAAGCGCAGACCATGGCGAGTCACCGCCGGGTTCCAGCTCACCGGCAGACGACGTTCACTGGGAATCGCCTCCACGTTGGCGCACTCCTGCCGGTGGATGGTGATGCCGTGATTGCCAAGCGCCACCGTGCCCACGATCGCTTCACCCGGCAAGGGGCTGCAACACCCACCGAGCCGGTAGTCGAGTCCCTCCACGCCGAGAATCGGCACCGTGGATCCCTGGGATGGGCGCGGCGACGACGCTTCCGCCTGCTCCACCAAACGACGCGCCACATCCTCATTGCTGAGGGGCTGGGCCGCCGCTGCGGTCTGCAGGCGGATTTCCTCCCGCAGGCGATTGAGCACCTGATGCAGCGTGACCGCGCCAAACCCAAGGGCCGCCAACAGATCATCCGTGCTGTGGAGATTGCAGCGCTCAGCCACCCGCGTCATCGCGTCGCTGTGCAACAAGGCATCGAATCCATTGCGGCCCAGCTCCTTCTCCAGCAGATCCTTGCCCCGCTGGATCGTTTCATCCCGATGGCTGCGCTTGTACCACTGGCGGATGCGGTTGCGAGCGGTGGGTGTGGCAACGAAATTCAGCCAATCGAGGCTGGGATGGGCTGTTTTGCTGGTGAGAATCGTGATGAAGTCGCCGTTTTGCAGAGGGGTCGACAACGGGGAGAGGCGATCGTTGATGCGCACGCCATGGCACTGGTTGCCCACTTCGGAGTGGATGCGATAGGCGAAATCCACGGCCGTTGATCCTTTGCGGAGGCCCACCACATCCCCCTTCGGGGTGAACACGAACACCTCCTCATCGAACAGGTCTTCCTTGATCGAGGCGAGGTAGTCGTTGTGGTCATCAGCGCCACCCTCCTGCTGCCAGTCGACCAGTTGCCGCAACCAGTTGAAGCGTTCGGTGTCACCTCCCGCAGCCGGCGAGCCGCCCTCCTTGTATTTCCAGTGGGCCGCAATGCCGAATTCGGCCACCTGATGCATCTCCAGGGTGCGGATCTGCACTTCAATCGGTCGGTGCCGGCCGATCACAGCCGTGTGCAACGACTGATAGCCATTCGGTTTGGGCAGACCGATGTAGTCCTTGAAGCGTCCGGGAATGGGCCGAAACGTGTCGTGCACCACCGCCAGCGCCCGATAGCAACTCTCCACGTTGGGCGTGAGGATCCGCAGCGCTGCCACGTCGTAGATCTCGTGGAACGCCTTCTGCTGCCGCTGCATCTTGCTCCAGATGCCATAAAGGTGCTTCGGCCTGCCGCTCACCTCGCAGCTGTCGAGCCCCACCGCTGCCAGGCGATCGCTCAGCAGCTTGACGGTGACGCCGAGCCGTTCCTCCCGCTCGCTGCGCTTGGTGGCCACCTCCTGCTGGATCTCGCGGAAGGCATCGGGTTCCAGCAGCTTGAAGGCGAGATCCTCGAGCTCCCACTTGAAGCGACCAATGCCGAGACGGTTGGCCAGGGGGGCGTAGATCTCCCGCGTTTCCCGGGCGATGCGCTGGCGTTTCTCTTCCTTCAGCGCCCCCAGGGTGCGCATGTTGTGCAGCCGATCGGCCAGCTTCACCAGCACCACACGGATGTCGCTGGCCATGGCCAGAAACATCTTGCGCAGGTTCTCGGCCTGGGCTTCCGTGCGATTGGTGAAGTGGAGCCCGCCCAGCTTGGTGACCCCCTCCACCAGCTCCCGCACTTCCGCACCGAAATGACTCTCGAGCTGGGCGGGGGTCAGGTCGGTGTCTTCCACCACATCGTGGAGAAAGCCGGCGGCGATCACCGGCGCACTGGCGCCGATGTCGCGGAGCAGGTCGGCCACCGCCACCGGGTGCACGATGTAAGGGTCACCACTGGCCCGGAACTGGCCCTGATGCAGCTGGAAGGCGAAATCGAACGCAGCCGCCAGCAACGCCTCCGGATCGGTTGGACAGCTGTAGCCCTCACCGGGGGGCACATGGGTGAGGCACTCCCGCAGCCAGTCGGGCAGATCGATGCCGTAATCCTCGATCGTGCGAATCGGATGCACCCGCTGCACAGGCTGGTCGCAGGGCTCTGCAGCACGGACCGCATCGGTCTGGGGCTGTTCCGGCGCAGAGGTGACGTTCAGCATCCAACCCGACGGGGTCAATCCATGGTATTGACTCAGGTGTCCCCGTGCTCCCCCTGATGTCCACCCCGGCGGCAGCGGTGCTGGAGCTGGACCAGCTGCAATTGCGTTACCCAGGCAGCGACCGCTGGACCCTCGATGGGTTGGATCTGCAGCTGGCGCAAGGGGAGCGGCTCGCCCTGGTGGGCCCGTCCGGCTGCGGCAAAAGCACGGTGGCGCGGGCGGTGCTCCAGTTGCTGCCGACGGGCAGCCAATGCCGGGGTGGCCTGCGTCTGCGCGGGCAGGATCCGCGCCAGCTGAGCCGCAGCGCCCTGCGCCGACTGCGCGGCGAGGCGGTGGGCCTGGTGTTTCAGGATCCGATGACACGGCTGAACCCGCTGATGACTGTGGGGCGTCACCTGAGCGACACCCTCAGCGCCCACCGGACGACCTGGCCGGCATCCGCCAAGCGAGAACGGGCGGAACAGTTGCTGGAGGCGGTGGGCATCGGTGCCGAGCGCTTCAGCGCCTACCCGCATGAATTCAGCGGTGGCATGCGGCAGCGTCTGGCGATCGCCCTGGCCATCGCCCTTGATCCGCCGCTGGTGATCGCCGATGAACCCACCACCAGCCTCGATGTGGCCGTGGCGAACCAGGTGATGGGCGTGCTGCAGGGCCTCTGTGCGGAGCGGGGAAGTGCCCTGCTGCTGATCAGCCATGACCTGGCCATGGCCCACCGCTGGTGCGAACGGATGGCAGTGCTGGATCAGGGCCGGGTGGCCGAGCTGAGCAGCAGCCAGGCGGTGCTGACCCAGCCCCACTCCGACGTGGGCCGGCGTCTGGTGGCGGCAGCGCGCCAGCGGGAGGGAGGGGCAACGCCCACAGCTCCAGAGAGTCGACTGCTGCTCCGCGTGGAGAACCTGCGTTGCTGGCACAACCTGGGAGGACCTCCCTGGTCGCCCACCTGGCTGAAAGCGGTGGATGGGGTGAGCTTTGCGCTGCAGGCCGGCGAATCCCTGGGGGTGGTAGGCGGCTCGGGATGTGGCAAAAGCACGCTCTGCCGCGCCCTCATGGGCCTGAACCCGATTCGGGGCGGGCGGGTGTGGCTCAACGGTGAGAATCTGTTGCGCCTGCGAGGGGAGCGGGAACGCGCCGCTCGACGCTCCCTTCAGATGGTGTTTCAAGATCCGCTCGCCTGCCTCAACCCGGCCATGCCGGTGGGGGAAGCGATCGCCGATCCGCTCCTGATCCATCGGCTGGCCAGCACGGCAGCCGCCCGGGAACGGGCCCGGGAGCTGCTGAAGCTGGTGGGCCTGACTCCGGCCGAAGAGTTTCAGAACCGCCGGCCCCGGCAGCTCTCGGGTGGGCAGCAACAACGGGTGGCGATCGCCCGCGCCCTCGCCCTCGAACCGCAGGTGCTGATCTGTGATGAAAGCGTGAGCATGCTCGATGCCGAGATCCAGGCGGAGGTGCTCGGCCTGTTGCGGGCGCTGCAGCAACGGCTGGGTCTGGCGATGATCTTCATCACCCACGACCTGTCGGTGGCCAGTGGCTTCTGCCACCGGGTGATCGTGCTCGACCACGGCCAGATCGTGGAGGAAGGCCCCGGGGATCAGCTGCTGCGCGCACCCGCTGCGGCGATCACCCGAAAGCTGGTGGCGGCGTGTCCGCGATTGCCCACCTGAGCCGATGGGCACCTCCCTGAGACCACTGGGTGACATCGAACGGGCCCGCCGGATCCGAAGACTGATCCATGATCAGGATCTGCTGGTGTGCCTCTACCCCCATCTGTTTGCTGTGAAACAGATGGCCCGGCTGGCGGGCATGCACAGCCCCAAAGAACGGCGGTTCCTCGACTCCAGAGCCGAAGCCATCGGCTACCTGGAGAGCGTCAACACACCCCACTGGTTATTGATCTCCGAACAGCTGAGTGATGGTTCCGGGCTGGAGCTCTTGCGCGACTGCAAGCGTCTGAACAGCAACCATCGCTGCTTGCTTCTCCTCAATCGCCCCAGGAAAGACAGCCTGCGTCTGGCCCGTCAACTGCGGGCGGACGCCTGCATCGATGAGCGCAGTGTGGAGCAACGCTCCGGCGCCCTGATCGCTGCGCTGCAAGCCTTGAAGGACGGTCACCGCTATCTGGATCCGCTCCTGGGGGAGGCGAACGTGATGGAGCCGTCCGATCAGGGAGTGGTCCTCTCGGAGCGACAACTGGAGATCCTGGCGTTGGTGGCCGAAGGCCTCAGTAACCGCGAGATCGCAACCCAACTCCAAATCACAGCGAACACGGTGCGCGATCACCTCAGCGAGATCATGCAACGCCTGGGGGTGGGAAACCGGGCCAGCGCCGTCTCCTCCGCCCTGCGTCTCAGGCTGATTCCCTGAGGGTCGCCTGCAAAAACCCTCCATTTGAAGGATTGAACGATGACGCCATCAGGAGCTGAATGAGTCCATACCCGGTCCAGTCACACCGCCCATGTCGTCCAACCTCCTCAACGTCTCCATCACTGGAGACATCTGGTGGGGTGGCTTTACCGCTGCCCTCACCATCACCAACACCTCAGGCAACCAGCTTGAACGCTGGAGCACCAGCTTTGAGAGTGCTCACGTGATCGACGGCAGCCCCTGGGGAGCCGATCTCGAACGCGAGAGCCTTGCAGATGGCCGCTTCCGTTACACACTGACCGGAGCGGACTGGGGGCAGTCACTGGCGCCCGGCGCATCGGTCACGGTGGGCTTCAACGGCCACCAGGGCGTTCCCCTGGGAGACCGCGGTGAGCTCACGGCCGCGCTCCTCACGGGCGCTGACACCCCAGAAGCCAGCCCCGTGGAGGCCCATGCCTCAACGGAAGCACCCGAGTCAGCCAAGCCCCATGACGACACTCCGCACACCATGGATCACTCCCATGGCTCCCAAAACGGCTACGAGCTGATCACGGCCTTCGGGGCCTCCAATGGCAGCATGCACACCACCCATGAGGAACTCAGGGATGGGCGCACACCCATCACAACCGAAGCCCTGGTTGCTTACAACCATTTACGGACCTTCATGGGCCTGGAAACCGTTGACCTCGAGACGGTCGGCCGCTGGGCCTTTGCTCATCAGCTCACCAACAACAGCCAGGCCTGGGGAGATGAGCTGAAGGGTGTAGGTCTCTGGTATGCCATGCAGGGCAGCAAGGTGGGCTGGATCGCTGACCAGCACTACGCCCCAGAGCTGATCGCCAGCTTGCAACGCACAGCCCGGCTCGGCAGGGCCGACGAGGTGATCGCCCTGGCGCGAAACGTCGACCAGGACGGCTTCATCGAGCATCTGGAGGCCAACAACGGCATCGATGCCTTCATCAACACCCTGAAAATGGAACCCCATTTCGGAGGTTGGATGCATGATCGCGCCCATGGCTGGCTGCCGATTCCGGGCGGAGCGATCGCCCATGACATCAACCACCTGACCATCCTGAGCCATGACCAAACGCAGGCCTTCATGAACGACACCTTCGATTGGCCCCAATGGCCAGCCCTGGAGGTGGAAGCAGCTGTGGTGATCGACTACTTCCAGAGCATGGTGAGCCTGGGCGACCCCCTTGGCAGCGATGTCGACTGGCTGGCAACCCGTGAGGATGCAACGGTGCCCGACGCGACATCCACGGATCCGATCACGGGAACAACGACGCCATTAGCCGTCGCGATCGACGGAGACATCTGGTGGGGGGGCTTCACCGCCGAAATCACCCTCACAAATACGGGTTCGGAAGCACTGGACGACTGGAGCCTGAGCTTCATCAGTCCCCACCGCATCGCAAACGAGGCCTGGGGGGCGACCGTCAGCAGGGAAGCCCTGGGCGATGGGGAGTATCGCTACGTGCTCACAGGGGACGCCTGGGGATCATCGATTGGAAGCCAGCAGTCGCTGACCGTCGGTTTCAACGGCTTACAGGGTATGGATCTTGGCGTGAGTGGAGCTCTCAGCCTCGACACGCTGATGGTCGGAGACAGTCTTCTCACCCTCACCTGACGCAGACCCTCATCACCGGAGAGAATCGACGCCAACGGCATCCCCCCGGCGCCATGGCTGGAGTCTCACTGCGGAGACGACACAGGCTCATAACAGCCTGCAGCACATTCTCTCTCTGCCTCTGCAGCGCCTTCGGCCACGGTCTTCACGCCGCTGAACCCAGCCTCAATCCACCAGCCCCGGTGGATGTGATCTGGTTTCCGAATCCGCCCTATGCCGTCGATGCCCAGGGCGTGCCTTCAGGCCTTGAAATTGACCTGTGGCGCATGATTGCTGAAACCCGTCAGATTCCTTACCGAATCAGACGAGCGGAAAGCTTCGAGTCTTTGATTGAGCAGATCAGCAGCGGCGAAGCCGACCTGGCCATTTCAGGCGTGCTGATCAACGAGAATCGCAGCAAAATATTTCAATTCTCATTCCCAACGGCCAGCAGCAACCTGAAGCTCTACAAACTTGAGAAAAAAAAGCCTACCGCAATCAAACTCCTCCGCATCATCCTATCCAGAGAGGTGCTGCTGATCTTCATAGGCCTCATCCTGATTGCCTGCCTGTTTGCAATTCCCGTCTGGCTACTGGAACGCCACCGCCAAGACTTTTCAAGCCTCAGGAAACGGCATCAGCTGATCTTCATCCTGCAGAAAACGCTCCTCCTCTCCACCGATCACACCAAGCGCTCCAAAAGCCGCATTATTTCCATTGGCTCACTGTTTGCGCGCGTCCTTCTCACCGCCTACTTCGCCTCCTATGTTCTCAAACTATCCAATGAAGCCTCCACAAGCAAAGAGGCCAAAACGGAAAGCACCGTGCAAGCCGAAATTCAACAGCAGTCATCCTTCGCCACCATTCCGGGCTATATCCAGACGTCAATCCTGAAAAGCAACGGAGCCAAGACCGTTGCTTGCAACATTGCCAGCGCCTGTGTGGCCCTGCTTCAACAAGGTCGGGTCGACGCCATTCTGGATGACGAACAAACGATCCAGGCCACCTTGGACACGATGCCCGCATCACCCAAAGTGTCAGCCGCTTCCGGGGCGCTCATGCCGTTGTTCATGGCCTTTGCGTTTTCCAATCGCTTCAGCCAAGACCCGCGTGCTCAAGCGATCAATATCGGCATCTCCCGCAGTTACTACGACGGCTCCTACAGCAAACTCAAACAACATTGGATGACCCCCTAACGCCGCCGAAGCACCGCAAGCAGCTTCTCCATGACCGGCGGAAGCGGGGCTTCAAACAGCAGCCGCTCGCGCGTGATCGGATGGTCCAGCCCTAACTGGAACGCATGCAACGCCTGCCCGGGCAACTCAACGGGAAGCTTGCGGCAGCGGCTGTAGGTGGGGTCGCCCACCACCGGGTGGTTCATGTGGGCGCAATGCACCCGAATCTGGTGGGTGCGGCCGGTGTCGAGCTTGAAACGCAACAGCGAATAATCAGCCAACCGCTCCTGCAGGCTCCAGTGGGTGCAGGCATAACGCCCGTTTTCGCCACTCACCACCGCATATTTCTTGCGATCGGCCGGATGGCGACCGATCGCGCCCACGATCGTGCCACTGTCGCCCCGCGGCACCCCATGCACCACCGCCAGATACTCCCTTGAGGCAATCCGCTTCTGAATCTGCAACTGCAGTTTCACCAGCGCCTCCTGGCTTTTGGCGATCACGATGCAACCGGTGGTGTCTTTGTCGAGCCGATGCACGATCCCCGGCCGCAACTTGCCGCTGATGCCGGGCAGGTCGGGGCAGTGATGCAGCAGGCCATTCACCAGGGTTCCATCTTTGTTGCCCGGTGCCGGATGCACCGTGAGCCCCGCCGGTTTGTTGATCACGATCAGGTGCTCGTCTTCAAACAGCACATCGAGATCCATCGGCTCCGGCTTCAGGTAGGGCAGCGGCTCCGGTGGTGGCATCCACAACTGCACCGCATCGCCTTGGCGCAGGGGGGTCTTCGCCTTGCCCGTTTTGCCATTCACCCTCACGAAGCCGGCATCGATGAATT includes:
- a CDS encoding cellulose binding domain-containing protein, whose translation is MSSNLLNVSITGDIWWGGFTAALTITNTSGNQLERWSTSFESAHVIDGSPWGADLERESLADGRFRYTLTGADWGQSLAPGASVTVGFNGHQGVPLGDRGELTAALLTGADTPEASPVEAHASTEAPESAKPHDDTPHTMDHSHGSQNGYELITAFGASNGSMHTTHEELRDGRTPITTEALVAYNHLRTFMGLETVDLETVGRWAFAHQLTNNSQAWGDELKGVGLWYAMQGSKVGWIADQHYAPELIASLQRTARLGRADEVIALARNVDQDGFIEHLEANNGIDAFINTLKMEPHFGGWMHDRAHGWLPIPGGAIAHDINHLTILSHDQTQAFMNDTFDWPQWPALEVEAAVVIDYFQSMVSLGDPLGSDVDWLATREDATVPDATSTDPITGTTTPLAVAIDGDIWWGGFTAEITLTNTGSEALDDWSLSFISPHRIANEAWGATVSREALGDGEYRYVLTGDAWGSSIGSQQSLTVGFNGLQGMDLGVSGALSLDTLMVGDSLLTLT
- a CDS encoding ABC transporter substrate-binding protein encodes the protein MDVIWFPNPPYAVDAQGVPSGLEIDLWRMIAETRQIPYRIRRAESFESLIEQISSGEADLAISGVLINENRSKIFQFSFPTASSNLKLYKLEKKKPTAIKLLRIILSREVLLIFIGLILIACLFAIPVWLLERHRQDFSSLRKRHQLIFILQKTLLLSTDHTKRSKSRIISIGSLFARVLLTAYFASYVLKLSNEASTSKEAKTESTVQAEIQQQSSFATIPGYIQTSILKSNGAKTVACNIASACVALLQQGRVDAILDDEQTIQATLDTMPASPKVSAASGALMPLFMAFAFSNRFSQDPRAQAINIGISRSYYDGSYSKLKQHWMTP
- a CDS encoding RluA family pseudouridine synthase, with translation MRPPRTKPPLPEEIFSQAFGEGEGELVTLTYPKPLPMRLDRWLVSQRSEQSRARIQKFIDAGFVRVNGKTGKAKTPLRQGDAVQLWMPPPEPLPYLKPEPMDLDVLFEDEHLIVINKPAGLTVHPAPGNKDGTLVNGLLHHCPDLPGISGKLRPGIVHRLDKDTTGCIVIAKSQEALVKLQLQIQKRIASREYLAVVHGVPRGDSGTIVGAIGRHPADRKKYAVVSGENGRYACTHWSLQERLADYSLLRFKLDTGRTHQIRVHCAHMNHPVVGDPTYSRCRKLPVELPGQALHAFQLGLDHPITRERLLFEAPLPPVMEKLLAVLRRR